A single region of the Mustela lutreola isolate mMusLut2 chromosome 2, mMusLut2.pri, whole genome shotgun sequence genome encodes:
- the LOC131825703 gene encoding serine/arginine repetitive matrix protein 1-like, with product MPVVLKRHTEKELEGVLGRARDEQPVPAPLWIRVTKDVEATVLCPQGSRHPSALWAGDGRTRAIRRFFPKAGGGFAAQDSHCQAGALRRAATVRVPLDGVRWTEAPRGRPCLRQGARAGARTAPPRRAPKDPGRSGGLARIAAAGVRLPTVPPRDRRAVPASPGGPPGSLSPPSAPPWPYRSRNLSEFPVSPHLGREPSSRRSSAPGRRRPVVQQPTVAEGPTPRHPLLRPVSQRLEAKGARAARSQRGGRGASERRTKGSQEGRSLQPHRGPFARPSPESPAGGRTHLPRSRRAHLASRPVAATQRGGRLTRLPAPRPSFCARDPHARLARRTGGARDLPAGLPGRALSAPCPSSSAAAASPAPARLPRPGAESPTLPGARLNPGRRCPTARVTPLNAVPGVLVARGKTFQDPYSTQVAWDR from the exons ATGCCGGTTGTTTTGAAGAGACACACGGAGAAAGAACTAGAAGGTGTTCTGG GACGGGCCCGCGACGAGCAGCCGGTGCCCGCACCTCTCTGGATCCGGGTCACAAAAGATGTGGAG GCCACTGTGCTGTGCCCTCAGGGCTCTAGACACCCAAGCGCCCTCTGGGCTGGGGACGGAAGAACTCGAGCCATAAGGCGATTCTTCCCCAAGGCCGGTGGTGGGTTCGCCGCCCAAGATAGCCACTGCCAGGCTGGTGCGCTCCGCCGCGCGGCCACCGTCCGAGTCCCGCTGGACGGCGTGCGTTGGACGGAAGCGCCCAGGGGCCGGCCTTGTCTCCGGCAGGGAGCGCGCGCGGGGGCCAGGACCGCTCCTCCCCGCCGGGCTCCTAAGGACCCCGGGCGCTCAGGCGGCCTGGCTCGGATCGCCGCCGCCGGGGTCCGGCTGCCGACAGTGCCTCCCCGGGACCGCCGAGCCGTTCCGGCCTCGCCAGGGGGCCCGCCCGGGAGCCTTTCCCCGCCGTCCGCGCCGCCCTGGCCGTATCGCTCCCGGAATCTCAGCGAGTTTCCAGTTTCTCCCCACCTCGGGAGGGAACCAAGCAGCAGAAGGAGTTCAG ctcCGGGCCGCAGAAGGCCGGTGGTCCAGCAGCCGACTGTGGCCGAGGGGCCGACCCCGAGGCACCCACTACTCCGACCAGTGAGCCAGAGACTCGAAGCAAAAGGTGCCCGGGCCGCGCGCAGCCAACGCGGTGGCCGGGGGGCCTCCGAACGGCGCACTAAGGGATCCCAGGAGGGTCGCAGCCTCCAGCCCCACCGAGGGCCCTTTGCCCGGCCCAGCCCGGAGAGTCCCGCCGGTGGAAGGACGCACCTGCCGCGCTCACGCCGCGCACACCTGGCCTCCCGTCCAGTCGCTGCCACCCAGCGCGGGGGGCGCCTGACTCGTCTTCCGGCGCCCAGACCTTCCTTTTGCGCCCGGGACCCGCACGCCAGACTCGCACGGAGAACCGGCGGCGCGCGCGACTTACCCGCGGGGCTCCCGGGCCGGGCGCTCTCCGCCCCTTGCCCTtcctcctccgccgccgccgcctcccccgcccccgctcgTCTTCCTCGGCCCGGCGCGGAGTCCCCGACGCTCCCGGGCGCTCGCTTAAATCCCGGGAGGCGGTGTCCGACTGCCAGGGTGACACCCCTAAACGCGGTCCCCG GTGTCCTGGTGGCCCGAGGCAAAACGTTCCAGGACCCATACAGCACCCAGGTCGCGTGGGACAGATGA